From a region of the Paenibacillus sp. FSL R10-2734 genome:
- a CDS encoding extracellular solute-binding protein produces the protein MKKNVLVLMSLMLISSIAVAGCGSKTDNGSSASGETSDSTQGKPFEITFRHALIGERRQGTLDLTMEAVKKMESEVPGLKVKMDGVDGEVNRKDKIRGEMASGNVPEIFDAFGSPDVKTFAKEGKVLDITPILEELGIKDKFLNLDAWSVDGKVYGLPMSASAEGVFYNKEYFASKGFEVPKTYDELLALMDKIKADGKIPFSSASKSAWVPLMLTNQIWSRLAGPEVTAKFSTGEAKWTDPAVTEAFKIHQDWVNKGYFKKGELGLEYVDYNTQFINGDSAMMFDGSWAASLFQEGGAGVSLAGKIGFFNFPPMPGGVGDQTSIMQDMNNGYAFSAEVAKNPQKLAAVKSFIKNFYTEDMQMRFLVERGSLPCMKLDEAKVKEQVKDPMMQEIMMMLLHSESSYAAFDALVPADVTTEIGNQIQKIISNITTPEEATAAIQKVQDEANADAE, from the coding sequence ATGAAGAAGAATGTACTTGTGCTAATGTCTTTGATGCTCATATCTTCCATTGCAGTAGCTGGTTGTGGTTCTAAAACAGATAATGGATCATCTGCAAGCGGCGAAACTTCCGATTCCACACAAGGAAAGCCTTTTGAGATCACATTCCGTCATGCTCTGATCGGGGAAAGAAGGCAGGGTACTCTAGATTTAACAATGGAAGCAGTCAAGAAGATGGAGTCAGAGGTTCCTGGGTTAAAGGTGAAAATGGATGGCGTAGATGGTGAAGTCAACCGTAAAGATAAAATCAGAGGTGAAATGGCGTCAGGAAACGTGCCAGAGATCTTTGATGCATTCGGTAGCCCTGATGTGAAGACTTTTGCGAAGGAAGGCAAAGTACTGGATATTACGCCGATTCTTGAAGAGCTCGGAATCAAAGATAAATTCCTTAATCTCGATGCATGGTCTGTCGATGGCAAAGTATACGGGCTGCCAATGTCAGCGAGCGCTGAGGGCGTATTCTACAACAAAGAGTATTTTGCATCAAAAGGTTTCGAAGTACCTAAAACTTACGATGAATTGTTAGCGCTTATGGACAAAATTAAAGCGGATGGCAAAATTCCATTCTCATCTGCTTCTAAGTCCGCATGGGTACCACTGATGCTGACCAACCAAATTTGGTCACGCCTTGCAGGTCCAGAAGTAACTGCGAAATTCTCGACTGGCGAAGCGAAATGGACCGATCCGGCAGTGACGGAAGCGTTCAAAATTCATCAAGATTGGGTGAATAAGGGTTACTTCAAGAAGGGTGAGCTTGGCCTTGAGTATGTTGACTACAACACCCAATTTATTAATGGCGATTCTGCTATGATGTTTGACGGCAGTTGGGCAGCTTCATTATTCCAGGAAGGTGGAGCGGGCGTTAGTCTTGCTGGCAAGATCGGCTTTTTCAACTTTCCTCCGATGCCTGGCGGTGTAGGTGATCAGACGTCCATCATGCAGGATATGAATAATGGTTATGCATTCTCAGCGGAAGTAGCCAAAAATCCGCAAAAGCTCGCAGCTGTGAAATCGTTCATTAAAAACTTCTACACCGAAGATATGCAGATGCGTTTCCTCGTTGAACGCGGATCGTTGCCTTGCATGAAGCTAGACGAAGCAAAAGTGAAGGAACAGGTAAAAGACCCAATGATGCAAGAGATTATGATGATGCTGCTTCATTCGGAATCTTCTTACGCTGCATTTGATGCTTTGGTACCTGCTGATGTAACAACAGAAATCGGTAATCAAATTCAAAAAATAATCAGCAACATAACAACACCTGAGGAGGCAACCGCTGCGATTCAAAAAGTTCAAGATGAGGCGAATGCTGACGCAGAATAA
- a CDS encoding ROK family protein has translation MEIPHSIIAVDLGGTKILVGEVTPTGEVLQTKSYPSDTTNQHTALQGIIHAINDFQTGSALIAREQIAIGIGVVGRVDTRNGIWHEIQPDKKESINVNEQLRPIFQLPCGVDNDVACATHAEQTFGWGQQSKNFIYFNIGTGIAAGTVVDGHYVEGSHFNAGEVGHMVVAMDSDVRCGCGRKGCVERIASGLGMHERVAALLPEYPSTVLELVEGRRIAAQTIFEAAEQADPLASRIVDDAAHAAAAAIMNLVRVSDPDTIVLGGGVARNPYFFERIKQALNPSTMRFVTNGLVYTKVKSEETGLVGAALAGLAASQSRSGEGLGNAE, from the coding sequence ATGGAAATTCCACATTCGATTATTGCAGTTGACTTAGGGGGGACGAAGATTCTTGTCGGTGAAGTAACTCCGACTGGTGAGGTGTTGCAAACGAAGTCGTATCCAAGTGATACAACAAACCAACATACTGCATTACAAGGAATTATTCATGCGATCAATGATTTTCAAACAGGGAGTGCCTTGATTGCCCGCGAGCAAATAGCGATTGGCATTGGCGTGGTTGGACGTGTGGATACACGCAATGGAATATGGCACGAGATACAACCCGACAAGAAGGAATCGATTAACGTAAATGAGCAGCTCAGACCTATTTTTCAATTGCCGTGCGGTGTAGATAATGATGTTGCTTGTGCGACGCACGCAGAGCAGACATTTGGCTGGGGCCAACAGTCGAAGAACTTTATTTACTTTAACATTGGAACAGGCATCGCGGCAGGAACAGTAGTGGATGGACACTACGTGGAAGGGAGCCACTTTAACGCTGGTGAAGTGGGACACATGGTCGTTGCGATGGATAGCGATGTGCGGTGTGGGTGTGGTCGCAAGGGCTGTGTTGAACGCATCGCTTCAGGTTTAGGTATGCACGAGCGTGTTGCTGCTTTGCTTCCAGAGTATCCGTCGACTGTGCTTGAACTCGTGGAAGGCAGGCGGATTGCTGCACAAACGATATTCGAAGCGGCAGAGCAAGCAGATCCACTTGCATCGCGCATTGTTGATGATGCGGCTCATGCAGCTGCGGCTGCGATTATGAATTTAGTGAGGGTGAGCGATCCCGATACGATTGTGCTTGGCGGCGGCGTTGCTCGAAATCCCTACTTTTTCGAGCGAATCAAGCAAGCGTTAAACCCGAGTACAATGCGATTTGTTACAAATGGACTGGTATATACGAAGGTAAAGAGCGAAGAAACGGGACTTGTTGGTGCAGCATTAGCTGGTCTCGCGGCAAGTCAATCAAGAAGCGGGGAGGGGCTAGGCAATGCTGAGTGA
- a CDS encoding LacI family DNA-binding transcriptional regulator produces the protein MKQNKKITISEIAEKCGVSVSTVSRVLNNSPSVSPKKRERIQRIIDEHQYTPSVYARGMIHHTSKNIGIMLPDITNPYFASLFMEIQRFALKSNYATLLFNTMSVQKKAQDNGTFSEESYIRMILEKQVDGVLILGGVIDREDIPESYIQALNQLHTRIPVIILGTQIEGCECLFMERNLKQGVSSIVHHLIALGHERIGFIGGEPGIRITTARIDSFKQVMTALDKPIAQEHIITSDYYAPDGYEAMKQLLQLGRDQLPTALIAMNDMVAIGAIRAMQDTGLKCPDDIAIASCDQFEQSEYSIPRLTSLDQHNEYLGRMAVMQLISAMNGSAEKISIHHTPKLMIRESCGAKD, from the coding sequence TTGAAACAAAATAAGAAAATCACGATATCAGAAATTGCGGAGAAATGCGGAGTATCGGTATCAACCGTATCACGCGTATTGAATAATAGTCCCTCCGTCTCGCCAAAGAAGCGTGAGCGGATTCAGCGAATCATTGACGAACACCAATATACACCGAGTGTCTATGCACGTGGCATGATTCATCATACGAGTAAAAATATTGGCATTATGCTTCCCGATATCACCAATCCATACTTCGCTTCGTTATTTATGGAGATCCAGCGCTTTGCACTAAAGAGTAACTATGCAACACTTCTATTCAACACGATGTCTGTGCAGAAGAAAGCACAAGATAATGGTACTTTCTCTGAGGAATCCTACATACGGATGATTCTAGAGAAGCAGGTGGATGGCGTTCTCATTCTAGGCGGAGTCATCGACCGTGAGGATATTCCCGAAAGCTATATTCAAGCCCTCAATCAATTACATACACGCATTCCTGTTATTATCCTTGGCACGCAGATCGAAGGATGCGAGTGTCTCTTTATGGAGCGCAACCTGAAACAAGGGGTATCCTCTATCGTCCACCACCTGATTGCACTAGGACATGAGCGCATTGGCTTTATTGGCGGAGAGCCCGGTATTCGCATTACAACGGCACGGATCGATTCCTTCAAGCAGGTTATGACTGCACTGGATAAGCCTATTGCACAAGAGCATATTATAACCTCTGATTACTATGCACCGGATGGCTACGAAGCGATGAAGCAGTTGCTCCAGTTGGGACGCGATCAACTGCCTACTGCATTGATTGCGATGAACGATATGGTTGCTATCGGAGCGATTCGGGCGATGCAGGATACAGGACTAAAGTGTCCTGACGATATCGCCATCGCAAGCTGCGACCAATTCGAGCAGAGTGAGTACAGCATCCCACGGCTTACGTCATTGGATCAGCATAATGAATATCTGGGGCGAATGGCTGTCATGCAGCTAATCAGCGCCATGAACGGCTCAGCGGAGAAGATCTCCATTCATCACACGCCGAAGCTGATGATTCGTGAGTCATGCGGCGCGAAGGACTAA
- a CDS encoding glycoside hydrolase family 9 protein, which yields MSEQLLRDIKQTGYIHRPLPRYTKHSLEAAQKQLEVLDSRILFSAKESDASRWTFKGVGEMKVDHDGSLSITSPTVMPHWPEGAPEDGDYVNFGEAWLVQRFHRENWEPFNRIAVELKADFQGTPNTYVMIKFRNEGVIPIPDIYFREGVHGINLSNTDWNTIHLNIAELPRDVITEVEIGYFINGKSHATGDSMKLSVRSIQLELVDQQEVTKGWLPSPREIVFSHSGYRTDSAKTALAQQLDTEHFQIISEKSGKSVYTGTIDHVETGIGQFQLMEFTEVTAEGRYYIQADEIVSHPFTIGSSAKVWHASIWKSLNFVFCERCGYPVPGIHGTCHADIIAEHNGTKLAFHGGWHDAGDVSQQMIQTAEVTLALFELAERIGPIDEDLYLRLLEEGEWGLDFLLKTRYGDGYRATSAGITRWTDGRIGNMDDCAARVHNQAYENFYCSGIEAFIQSRLPDEALSKRLLEIAKEDFQYALDVFTEAGFDQKPIFWEHTYQTSESLFMATASWAASMLYMATQDELYAEKAVEFIRYVEQSQELEGIPLQDGTSFLGFFYRNTDKKVIQHFNHQAREHLYLQALVSVHETQPNHGEAADWLQSIQAYGLYLKKLSSYTAPYPMISSGLYHVDEHLDERSFGHQHLLVDERAHDDYKLQLQEGVQLTEGMYLRRFPAWFSFKGNNAIVLSTGKAASIAGQYLKDQELLDIAEGQLHWIVGKNPFGQSLMYGEGYRYAQQYSVLSGEMTGELPVGVQTFGNEDVPYWPQFNNATYKEVWVGLAGKWMSILADLYAADTSSTAESFEAEEVR from the coding sequence CTGAGTGAGCAGCTGCTGAGAGATATTAAGCAAACGGGTTACATCCATCGTCCGCTTCCTAGATACACCAAGCATTCATTAGAAGCAGCTCAGAAGCAGCTGGAAGTGCTTGATTCACGTATTTTATTTAGTGCAAAAGAGTCAGACGCTAGTAGATGGACATTCAAAGGTGTTGGCGAAATGAAGGTAGATCATGATGGGTCGTTGTCTATCACATCGCCTACCGTGATGCCACATTGGCCGGAAGGCGCACCAGAGGATGGAGATTACGTTAACTTTGGTGAAGCGTGGCTCGTACAGCGATTCCATCGTGAGAATTGGGAACCGTTCAATCGTATTGCAGTCGAGCTGAAAGCTGATTTTCAAGGCACTCCGAACACATACGTGATGATCAAATTCCGGAATGAAGGCGTAATTCCAATTCCAGATATTTATTTCCGTGAAGGTGTACATGGCATTAACTTGTCGAACACCGATTGGAACACGATTCATCTTAACATCGCGGAGCTGCCGCGAGATGTAATTACAGAGGTAGAGATCGGCTACTTCATTAATGGAAAAAGCCACGCGACAGGTGACTCTATGAAGCTTTCAGTGAGGTCGATTCAATTAGAGCTTGTCGATCAGCAGGAAGTGACGAAGGGCTGGTTACCAAGTCCGCGTGAAATTGTATTCTCTCATTCCGGATACCGGACAGATAGCGCCAAGACGGCATTAGCACAGCAGCTGGATACTGAGCATTTTCAGATCATTAGTGAGAAGAGCGGAAAATCCGTATATACAGGTACGATAGACCACGTTGAGACTGGTATCGGACAGTTTCAATTGATGGAATTCACAGAGGTTACGGCGGAAGGTCGTTATTATATCCAAGCTGACGAAATCGTCTCACATCCATTCACGATTGGGTCCTCTGCAAAGGTATGGCATGCTTCGATCTGGAAATCATTGAACTTCGTGTTCTGTGAACGTTGTGGTTATCCGGTTCCTGGCATTCATGGTACCTGTCATGCAGATATTATCGCAGAGCATAACGGGACGAAGCTTGCCTTCCACGGCGGTTGGCATGATGCGGGGGATGTGTCGCAGCAAATGATACAGACCGCTGAAGTGACGCTTGCATTATTTGAGTTAGCTGAGCGAATTGGGCCAATTGATGAGGATTTGTATCTTCGCTTATTGGAGGAAGGCGAGTGGGGTCTTGATTTTCTGCTAAAAACTAGATACGGTGACGGCTATCGTGCAACTAGTGCGGGAATTACACGTTGGACGGACGGTCGCATTGGCAATATGGATGACTGCGCCGCACGTGTGCATAATCAAGCCTATGAGAATTTTTATTGTTCAGGAATTGAGGCCTTTATTCAATCCCGCCTCCCTGACGAGGCCTTATCCAAGCGTCTACTCGAGATAGCGAAGGAAGACTTCCAATATGCGCTCGATGTCTTTACAGAGGCTGGCTTCGATCAGAAGCCAATCTTCTGGGAACATACGTATCAAACTTCTGAGAGCTTATTCATGGCTACGGCCTCCTGGGCAGCCTCGATGTTATACATGGCAACTCAGGATGAGCTCTATGCAGAGAAGGCGGTTGAATTTATCCGTTATGTGGAGCAGTCACAGGAGTTAGAAGGCATCCCTCTTCAGGATGGAACGTCATTCCTAGGCTTCTTCTACCGCAATACGGATAAAAAGGTCATTCAGCACTTCAACCATCAGGCTCGCGAACATCTGTACCTGCAGGCTTTGGTCAGTGTACACGAGACACAGCCTAACCACGGGGAAGCCGCTGACTGGCTTCAATCGATTCAAGCGTACGGATTGTATCTAAAAAAATTAAGCTCGTATACGGCGCCATATCCGATGATCTCAAGCGGCCTTTATCATGTGGATGAGCACCTAGATGAGAGAAGCTTTGGGCACCAGCATTTGCTCGTGGATGAGCGTGCGCATGACGACTACAAGCTTCAATTGCAAGAAGGTGTTCAATTAACGGAGGGGATGTACTTACGCCGTTTCCCGGCATGGTTCTCTTTCAAAGGAAATAATGCGATCGTGTTGTCCACAGGCAAAGCGGCTTCGATCGCCGGGCAATATTTGAAGGACCAAGAGCTCTTGGATATTGCAGAGGGTCAGCTGCATTGGATTGTTGGGAAAAATCCATTCGGTCAATCACTCATGTACGGTGAAGGCTACCGTTACGCGCAGCAATATTCCGTATTAAGCGGTGAAATGACAGGAGAGCTTCCTGTGGGTGTTCAAACGTTCGGCAACGAGGACGTCCCTTATTGGCCGCAATTCAACAACGCCACTTATAAGGAAGTTTGGGTCGGACTTGCAGGCAAATGGATGTCCATATTGGCAGATTTGTATGCAGCAGACACTTCTTCCACTGCAGAATCATTCGAAGCAGAGGAGGTACGATAA
- a CDS encoding SIS domain-containing protein, giving the protein MKPTMMTYIHEEESMSRSILASYPDNVAAFAAKAGTKADWLVFATGSSINAALSAKYFIERLADVRIDIREPFHFTNYESFSPYTDLVVAISQSGQSTSTIGALERTRQETELTTIALTSDVNAEISTVADITIDIGCGKEKVGFVTKGFLATVFTLMLAGLRIAVMNGKVTQEKEQEILRQFEQAIDAIPLTIVKTEQFFDRHRDEFVTAPRFTAIGYGPVFGTIKEFETKFCETVRMPSQGIELEAFMHGPYLEVNPEHRIFFLEIGGKAQERLVLLHDYESKYTNYTYTLSLSRASDERTIGLELDLTEEMAPFIMIIPFQILGHHIATAKGIELRNRIYTDFGVAMKSKTKPGDYA; this is encoded by the coding sequence TTGAAGCCGACGATGATGACCTACATTCATGAGGAAGAGTCAATGTCTCGCAGCATTCTTGCTTCCTACCCGGACAATGTGGCAGCCTTCGCAGCGAAAGCTGGGACGAAAGCGGATTGGCTAGTGTTCGCAACAGGTTCAAGTATAAATGCAGCACTCAGTGCGAAATATTTTATCGAGCGATTGGCTGACGTTCGAATTGATATCCGTGAGCCATTTCATTTTACAAACTATGAATCGTTTAGTCCGTACACAGATCTCGTCGTAGCGATATCTCAGAGTGGTCAGAGCACGTCGACAATCGGTGCGCTAGAGCGAACTCGCCAAGAAACAGAGCTTACGACGATTGCACTCACAAGTGATGTGAATGCTGAAATCTCGACAGTAGCTGACATCACAATTGATATAGGCTGCGGGAAAGAGAAAGTGGGCTTCGTGACAAAGGGCTTTCTTGCCACCGTCTTCACGTTAATGTTAGCTGGTCTCCGAATTGCTGTGATGAATGGCAAGGTTACTCAGGAGAAGGAGCAAGAAATATTGCGTCAGTTCGAGCAAGCGATTGATGCGATTCCATTAACGATTGTGAAGACGGAGCAATTTTTTGATAGACATAGAGACGAATTTGTTACCGCACCTCGCTTTACAGCAATTGGCTATGGGCCTGTATTCGGAACGATCAAAGAATTCGAGACAAAATTCTGTGAGACGGTTCGTATGCCTTCGCAAGGGATTGAGCTGGAGGCCTTCATGCATGGTCCTTACTTGGAGGTGAATCCCGAGCACCGAATATTCTTCCTAGAGATAGGAGGCAAGGCGCAAGAGAGGCTCGTGCTGCTGCACGACTATGAGAGTAAGTATACAAACTATACGTATACTTTGTCGCTGAGCCGCGCAAGTGATGAACGCACGATTGGTCTAGAGCTTGATTTAACAGAAGAAATGGCACCTTTCATCATGATCATTCCGTTCCAAATTCTAGGCCATCATATTGCAACCGCAAAAGGAATTGAGCTTCGCAATCGGATATATACCGATTTTGGAGTGGCAATGAAGAGCAAGACGAAGCCAGGAGATTATGCTTAA